A single Acropora palmata chromosome 5, jaAcrPala1.3, whole genome shotgun sequence DNA region contains:
- the LOC141881321 gene encoding uncharacterized protein LOC141881321: MPDQPWFRVNRDLLVYKAFYFFFLSGFGSIFPYLPVYFRQIGLHASQVGLLLGLRPIVQFASAPFWAIMADKYRKRKSVLVMSVLSWLIMTLTLAFVEPTNEICEIRQGNATHKHIVNYTKVKTGFFRRSIWHQAEVNTNMGERHVDVVPIHIKSHNSKLSKTLPRVNRPVITTKSNITQRQSTKGFESVNRNRTTFAPRKTSLHSFPRTPSEQQKDRLFQNSYSVPKNLEMNSKALISKDKTLRQRFDNTQEPRFKTIKNLTFHGKSIQNDSPWNEKILSKHISRFYAGIKSQDQENGQKIPSNNLTQKAQEQRESSSGKLREKLMTSKVIEENLTSNLATPAKEGKNQNSTFDKRRESKGSPPVVIEFSRIFIPQGVNKNVGDSSPKDKIGNKNITAENLTRFVSQRHGLQPVYKTSHPNISDILKEISNEPTGTISKEKLLQLEEKFLKIGGLKSPNFATEQGPFVLGKNEEVSPVHFLSNQSSFVVHKPSLHIPVNDESENFSNDSDSKKFHDFKEK, from the coding sequence ATGCCTGATCAACCGTGGTTTCGAGTTAACCGCGACTTGTTGGTTTACAAagcattttatttcttctttctgaGTGGATTTGGTTCTATATTTCCTTATCTTCCAGTCTATTTTCGTCAAATTGGGCTACATGCCAGCCAAGTCGGATTGTTGTTGGGCCTGCGTCCCATCGTTCAATTCGCCAGCGCGCCATTCTGGGCCATAATGGCGGACAAATACCGGAAACGAAAATCCGTACTAGTAATGTCAGTTCTGTCTTGGCTTATTATGACTTTGACTTTAGCATTTGTGGAGCCTACCAACGAAATTTGTGAAATTCGCCAGGGAAACGCAACTCACAAACACATTGTAAACTacacaaaagtaaaaacaggATTCTTTCGACGCTCTATCTGGCACCAAGCTGAGGTAAACACGAATATGGGAGAGAGACATGTTGACGTGGTGCCCATCCACATAAAAAGTCACAACAGCAAGCTTTCAAAGACACTTCCAAGAGTCAATCGGCCTGTCATAACTACCAAGTCGAATATTACACAGCGGCAATCTACGAAAGGTTTTGAATCAGTTAATCGAAATAGAACAACTTTTGCtccaagaaaaacaagtcTTCATTCATTTCCTAGGACACCGAGCGAACAGCAAAAAGACAGGCTTTTTCAAAACAGCTATTCTGTACCAAAAAATcttgaaatgaattcaaagGCCTTGATATCTAAAGACAAAACACTGCGCCAACGTTTTGATAACACACAAGAGCcgagattcaaaacaataaaaaatctcACATTTCACGGTAAGAGCATTCAAAACGATTCACCGTGGAATGAAAAAATTCTGTCAAAACATATTTCGCGTTTTTACGCTGGCATTAAATCACAAGACcaagaaaatggacaaaaaatTCCATCGAACAACTTAACACAGAAAGCTCAGGAACAGCGTGAATCAAGTTCAGGAAAACTTcgagaaaaattaatgacaagcAAGGTAATCGAAGAAAACTTGACGTCTAATTTAGCAACACCTGCAAAGGAaggcaaaaatcaaaattcgaCTTTTGACAAGCGAAGGGAAAGTAAAGGGTCGCCGCCCGTTGTTATTgagttttcaagaattttcatTCCGCAAGGTGTTAATAAAAATGTTGGAGATTCTTCACCGAAAGACAAAATCGGgaacaaaaatatcacagcGGAGAATCTGACGAGATTTGTTTCTCAGAGGCATGGATTACAACCAGTGTACAAGACCTCACATCCAAACATATCTGAtatattgaaagaaataagcAATGAACCAACTGGTACTATTTCTAAGGAAAAGTTGTTGCAGCTAGAGGAAAAATTTTTGAAGATCGGGGGATTAAAAAGTCCTAACTTTGCGACCGAGCAAGGTCCGTTTGTCCTGGGAAAGAATGAAGAAGTGAGCCCAGTACACTTTTTATCGAATCAATCTTCATTCGTCGTGCATAAACCATCTCTCCATATTCCCGTCAACGATGAAAGCGAAAATTTCTCAAATGATAGCGATTCGAAGAAATTTCATGATTTCAAGGAGAAA
- the LOC141882200 gene encoding uncharacterized protein LOC141882200, producing the protein MNRARYCWRCEAPCKQMCSRCGVAFYCSKVCQKQDKWRHEPNCDDALLKTECSSCGVEREGMNKCSSGLKVYYCNVECQRKHWARHRSSCDETVEKTIQLVKRIKSFLDMRKRNTGLPVTYYWGNTPAVDLINLSMNEGEEYSSPLALLLCGVGDPRNVLMTIASLPDAYKQQVTFVLNDICACTLARMVLLLYMLYKGGADVIQAVIRVWYSLCISEEDFSLLLSALQDLVTTELGTLTKVVMEISADQLSKLRDVWVTWLRLAKRKGPWVAKLRQEAISRDLGREGGIRTYLHGIPKEHRISAQRFFNTGIFPSTENAEELCKQNPTLTGRGCNWSTNTAEYHYSIPMDVLPFTGWDFSAIKKSCHVDSLPQMYSIYLSQIIQKVAEKLSKNQVKFQFILADVQNIESFLPVSLKYDRITTSNLWDYCSLPGLLTKLKGFLNGTNPHAVMLTETDNWVRDFMPEVIHDLPQLWGIDDLIYKALQDTQNPELANSSGMSAVVEYFNISSEFLMFLRASLLISSTYKDLASLKRKKKIPYVKSLAGSLGLRLRDFTRNKNTVCPFKWALNCRRVTMLRGFERTLEWKLL; encoded by the exons ATGAACAGAGCCCGTTACTGTTGGAGATGTGAGGCACCGTGCAAACAAATGTGTTCACGCTGCGGAGTAGCCTTCTACTGCTCTAAGGTATgtcaaaaacaagacaaatgGCGACATGAACCCAACTGTGATGACGCTTTGCTGAAGACGGAATGTTCCAGCTGCGGTGTTGAACGAGAAGGAATGAATAAATGTTCCAGCGGCTTGAAAGTTTATTACTGCAACGTAGAATGCCAGAGAAAGCACTGGGCAAGACACAGGTCCTCGTGTGACGAAACCGTGGAGAAAACAATTCAACTAGTTAAACGAATAAAGAGTTTTCTCGACATGAGGAAGAGGAACACTGGCCTCCCCGTGACATATTACTGGGGTAACACACCGGCTGTGGATCTAATCAACTTGTCGATGAACGAAGGAGAGGAGTATTCCAGCCCGCTTGCTCTGTTGTTGTGTGGAGTCGGTGATCCTAGAAATGTCTTGATGACCATTGCATCGTTACCAGATGCTTATAAACAGCAAGTAACGTTCGTGTTGAACGACATCTGTGCCTGCACCCTGGCCAGAATGGTCTTGTTACTGTATATGCTGTACAAAG GAGGGGCTGATGTAATTCAAGCAGTGATTCGTGTATGGTATTCGCTGTGTATCTCCGAAGAAGACTTTTCTTTGCTCTTGTCAGCGCTTCAAGACCTCGTCACTACAGAACTGGGCACTCTCACTAAAGTCGTAATGGAGATTTCTGCTGACCAGTTGAGCAAGCTAAGGGACGTTTGGGTCACGTGGCTACGTTTGGCAAAGCGAAAGGGACCATGGGTGGCAAAACTAAGGCAAGAAGCGATCTCGCGTGACTTAGGGAGAGAGGGCGGAATTAGAACCTACTTGCACGGCATTCCCAAAGAACACAGAATTTCTGCTCAACGATTTTTCAATACTGGGATCTTTCCGTCGACAGAAAATGCTGAAGAGCTATGCAAGCAAAACCCGACCTTAACGGGCCGTGGATGTAACTGGAGCACCAATACTGCTGAATATCATTACAGCATACCAATGGATGTGCTGCCTTTCACCGGCTGGGATTTCAGTGCCATCAAGAAAAGTTGTCACGTCGATTCTCTCCCACAAATGTACAGCATCTATCTATCTCAAATCATACAAAAGGTAGCTGAAAAACTAAGCAAAAATCAGGTCAAGTTCCAGTTCATTCTGGCTGACGTTCAAAATATTGAAAGCTTTCTTCCTGTTAGTCTCAAATACGACCGCATCACCACCTCCAACCTGTGGGATTACTGCTCTCTTCCTGGTTTACTGACCAAATTGAAAGGCTTCTTAAACGGAACCAATCCTCACGCAGTCATGCTGACCGAGACAGATAACTGGGTTCGAGATTTCATGCCTGAAGTGATACATGATTTGCCGCAACTTTGGGGTATCGATGACCTCATCTATAAAGCTTTGCAAGACACGCAAAATCCAGAACTTGCAAATTCGTCTGGGATGTCAGCTGTTGTAGAGTACTTTAACATAAGCAGTGAATTTCTCATGTTTCTGCGTGCTTCCTTGCTGATCTCAAGCACCTACAAAGACCTGGCTTCcctcaaaaggaaaaagaaaatccctTACGTGAAATCTCTTGCTGGTTCACTGGGTCTGCGTCTGCGTGACTTCACCAGAAACAAGAACACTGTTTGTCCGTTTAAATGGGCGTTGAACTGTCGTCGTGTTACAATGTTGAGAGGCTTTGAGAGAACATTGGAATGGAAGCTCCTCTAG
- the LOC141882188 gene encoding uncharacterized protein LOC141882188, which yields MSSLLVKAIPRICILLRAHKSQWDTTLLQAHKPQRDTASRLLALACELLQLTDPILASVAKSRGDFNGRRYDTRTKQRPTGAEIKDVNAAVSVLLKHNTIPDPAQDPFGYLWIANCILYSVIVVFYISKNWKKGDGNGERTGKPKRGSKAKEEFEAQAREIRGKLSKAKVEIERLKSNKKITKKGKKNRLELLRECKTLSVAILVAYMEKQKSRLRKVKRGYWRRKKQEDARRMNAHFELDPGRVYSDFRRVIDDHSEVAKPKYVHGQEDNESQRNVFSDAEEATTFWRTLWEAQGAGNVKAEWLDEVRDAIKEKVPVPPEKDFELSAKQAEKVIMKKRNWSAPGPDRIVNFWWKRANCLHAGIVRAFQVIAQSDQDVPLWFTEGRTSLIPKPGEFSSENQRPITCLNTVYKWFTSCLLEPVNSHLEDYDLMEGEQRGAKEKCSGTTDNLLIDRMVCQDSQRGQRNIGMAWIDVRKAYDSVSHNWLREMFSVHRFPQWIGNLIERLSAKWNTRISIRTRQGTELSERILFTRGLPQGDALCPKLFTLCMNPIAWKLQASEGYRLSKPINMKITDLLYVDDLKVYAASEAKLKVVLREVQAAMGDIGLLWNERKCAVVNVKRGCLQELVPGLKIDEQQLIKSLTEDSQYKFLGVLESIKQEDSLVLESAARVYLQRLSVIWSSPLSDHHKVVATNQFALPVLVYFMWTQVWPITELQRLDRESRKIMVENGGKHPLGTSDLLYLPRKVGGRGLKSIEAEYKLTKVKAAVRLYNNSDPTMQLVRQFEEKARRTGRHSLIGDAQRFAEELGMKLELRYPDPSGTTEQGEVIEGRKIGVWAKKAVQSKRFEDTKEKKWQGKLMTVRWEDEKLAGECFSWMTEWRAAPTHTIAGIMELYEQVLPTKLYNSRKTKTTDDPDARCRLCGKAQESVAHVLSGCSVLAQTKYLSRHNAALKILFFELLKSYQLIEVIPPWYSPTQPKPSYENEQATVYWDVPVYADHIEVHANRVDARIVDKENQTVTLLEMSCPWVENREQKEKEKTLKYAPLRLELKQQYPGYRINQVNIIIDVLGGYSKELYSSVRDLLGAE from the coding sequence atgagttcattgttagtcAAAGCGATACCGCGAATTTGCATTCTACTGCGAGCACACAAGTCCCAGTGGGACACAACGCTTCTACAAGCACACAAGCCCCAGAGGGACACAGCATCTCGCCTATTAGCACTAGCGTGTGAATTACTTCAATTAACAGATCCTATTCTCGCATCTGTGGCTAAGTCCCGTGGAGACTTCAACGGCCGGCGTTATGACACAAGAACTAAACAAAGGCCCACTGGAGCGGAAATAAAAGATGTCAACGCAGCTGTGAGCGTGCTTTTGAAGCATAATACAATACCGGATCCCGCACAAGACCCATTTGGCTACCTGTGGATAGCAAACTGCATATTATACTCAGTTATAGTGGTATTTTACATCAgtaaaaactggaaaaaaggcGATGGAAATGGAGAACGCACTGGAAAACCGAAGCGGGGTTCTAAGGCAAAAGAAGAGTTTGAAGCGCAAGCGCGAGAAATCAGGGGAAAATTGTCGAAAGCCAAAGTGGAAATCGAGAGGTTAAAGTCcaacaagaaaataacaaaaaaaggaaagaagaaccGGTTAGAACTTTTGAGAGAATGTAAAACATTGTCAGTGGCAATTCTAGTAGCTTATATGGAGAAGCAGAAGTCGCGGTTAAGAAAAGTAAAACGAGGTTATTGGAGAAGAAAGAAGCAAGAAGATGCAAGAAGAATGAATGCTCACTTTGAGCTAGACCCTGGAAGGGTTTACTCAGACTTCAGGAGGGTGATAGATGATCATAGCGAGGTGGCCAAGCCGAAATATGTGCACGGGCAGGAAGATAATGAGAGTCAGAGGAACGTGTTTAGCGATGCAGAGGAAGCCACGACTTTTTGGAGGACGTTATGGGAGGCGCAAGGCGCGGGCAACGTAAAAGCCGAATGGTTGGACGAGGTGAGAGACGCGATAAAAGAGAAAGTACCTGTACCACCCGAGAAAGACTTTGAATTGAGTGCTAAGCAAGCAGAGAAGGTGATAATGAAGAAGCGTAACTGGAGCGCCCCGGGCCCTGACCGAATAGTTAATTTTTGGTGGAAGAGAGCGAATTGTCTTCATGCCGGGATTGTTAGAGCTTTCCAAGTGATAGCGCAGAGTGACCAGGATGTTCCACTATGGTTCACTGAAGGGAGGACATCACTCATTCCGAAGCCTGGAGAGTTCTCAAGCGAGAATCAACGGCCTATCACCTGTCTGAACACTGTATATAAATGGTTCACATCGTGTCTATTGGAACCAGTCAATAGTCACCTAGAGGATTACGATCTAATGGAGGGAGAGCAGCGTGGCGCAAAGGAGAAATGTAGCGGAACAACCGATAACTTACTTATAGATCGCATGGTATGTCAAGATAGCCAGCGGGGGCAACGTAACATCGGCATGGCCTGGATAGACGTACGCAAAGCGTATGACTCAGTATCCCACAACTGGCTAAGGGAGATGTTCTCTGTGCATCGCTTCCCACAGTGGATAGGAAACCTGATAGAGAGGCTTAGTGCTAAGTGGAATACAAGAATTTCCATCAGAACCAGGCAAGGGACAGAGCTATCGGAGCGCATCTTATTCACTAGAGGATTGCCGCAAGGAGACGCCCTTTGTCCGAAATTGTTCACCTTGTGCATGAACCCAATTGCTTGGAAGCTACAAGCGTCCGAGGGCTACCGCCTATCAAAGCCTATCAATATGAAGATCACAGATCTCTTGTATGTTGACGATCTGAAAGTCTACGCGGCCTCGGAGGCGAAGCTGAAGGTAGTATTGAGAGAGGTACAAGCGGCTATGGGAGACATTGGACTCTTATGGAATGAGAGAAAGTGCGCGGTGGTAAATGTAAAGCGCGGATGCTTACAGGAATTGGTGCCAGGTTTGAAGATTGATGAGCAGCAGCTGATTAAGAGCTTAACGGAGGATTCCCAGTACAAGTTTCTGGGCGTTCTAGAGAGTATTAAACAAGAGGACAGTTTGGTGCTTGAAAGCGCGGCGAGAGTGTATCTACAAAGGCTCTCTGTTATTTGGTCAAGCCCATTGTCAGACCATCATAAGGTGGTGGCGACCAACCAGTTCGCACTGCCTGTACTCGTTTACTTTATGTGGACACAGGTATGGCCTATCACAGAGTTGCAGAGACTGGACAGAGAGTCAAGGAAGATCATGGTGGAGAACGGTGGGAAACACCCACTGGGAACTAGTGACTTGCTCTATCTCCCAAGGAAAGTTGGAGGAAGGGGACTTAAGTCAATCGAAGCGGAGTACAAGCTCACTAAGGTCAAGGCGGCAGTGAGGCTATATAATAACTCGGATCCGACAATGCAACTTGTTAGGCAGTTTGAGGAGAAAGCACGAAGAACTGGGCGGCACTCCTTGATAGGAGATGCGCAGAGATTCGCCGAAGAACTTGGGATGAAGCTAGAACTCAGGTACCCGGACCCGTCAGGTACTACGGAGCAGGGTGAGGTAATAGAGGGCCGAAAGATTGGAGTGTGGGCAAAGAAAGCAGTACAGAGTAAGCGCTTTGAGGatactaaagaaaagaagtggcAGGGAAAGCTGATGACGGTTCGTTGGGAGGACGAAAAACTTGCCGGTGAGTGCTTTTCCTGGATGACAGAATGGCGGGCGGCACCGACGCACACGATAGCTGGGATAATGGAGCTATACGAGCAGGTACTTCCAACCAAGCTGTATAActcaaggaaaaccaagacAACCGATGACCCCGATGCGAGATGCAGGTTGTGTGGAAAGGCCCAGGAGTCTGTCGCCCATGTCCTATCAGGGTGTAGCGTTCTGGCACAAACAAAGTATTTGTCACGACACAACGCAGCACttaaaatactcttttttgaGTTGCTGAAAAGCTACCAACTAATCGAAGTGATACCCCCTTGGTACTCCCCAACACAGCCAAAGCCCTCCTATGAGAACGAACAAGCGACAGTGTATTGGGATGTGCCGGTTTACGCGGATCACATAGAAGTGCACGCGAACCGAGTAGATGCGAGAATTGTGGACAAGGAAAACCAGACCGTCACCCTCCTGGAGATGAGCTGTCCCTGGGTCGAGAATAGAgagcaaaaagagaaggagaaaACTCTCAAGTACGCCCCATTACGTCTGGAGCTGAAACAGCAATACCCAGGGTACAGGATCAACCAAGTGAACATTATAATCGATGTTCTGGGGGGCTACTCCAAGGAACTGTACAGCAGTGTTAGGGATTTGCTAGGAGCGGAATGA